The genomic window ACCCTTGCGCAACTCTATGCCGATGCACCCACAGCGGTGCGCGGCGCCTACTTTGTGCTGTACCTGGGCGTGGCTGCTTTTTCTCTGCCCGGCGCTGCCATTCTGACGCTGGCCGGTGGCGCACTCTTCGGCCTGGGCTGGGGCGTATTGCTCGCCTCGTTTGCCGCCAGCCTGGGGGCCACACTGGCGTTCCTGATGGCACGGTACGTTTTGCGTGACAGCGTACAGGCACGTTTTGGCACCCGCCTGGCCGACATCAACCGCGGCATGGAGCGCGACGGGGCGCTGTACCTGCTGGGTTTGCGCCTGGTGCCGCTGGTACCCTTTTTTGTGATCAATCTGGCCATGGGTCTCACCAACCTGCGGGTCTGGACCTACTACTGGGTCAGCCAGTTGGGCATGCTGGCGGGCACTGTGGTGTATGTACATGCCGGCACCCAACTGGCCCACATCGCGGCGCCCCGGGATGTACTGAGCCCCGGCTTGTTGGGCGCCTTTGTACTGCTGGGCCTCTTTCCCCTGTTGGCACGCCGGCTGCTCGACGCGGTGCAACGCCGCAAGGTCTACGCCCGCTGGAAGGGCCAACGCCCCAAGACGTTTGACCGCAACCTGGTGGTGGTGGGCGCTGGTGCCGCCGGGCTGGTGTCGGCCTATATTGCCGCAGCCACCAAGGCCAAGGTCACCCTGGTAGAGGCGCACAAGATGGGCGGCGACTGCCTGAACTACGGCTGTGTGCCCAGCAAAACCCTGATCCAAAGCGCCCGGCTCGCCCACCAGATGCGCCACGCCGAACACTATGGCCTGCACAACACCACGCCGGCTTTCAGCTTCAAGGCGGTGATGCAGCGCATCCAGCAGGTGGTAGCGGCCATTCAGCCCCACGACAGTGTGGAGCGTTACACCGCGCTGGGTGTGGATGTGGTGCAGGGCCATGCCACCATCACCAGCCCCTGGACCGTGGAAATTGCGCTGGCCCATGGTGGCACGCAAATACTGACCACCCGGAGCATTGTGATTGCCGCGGGTGCCAAGCCCCTGTTGCCGCAACTGCCGGGATTGGAGACCGTGGGTTACGTCACCAGCGATACCCTGTGGGAACGTTTTGCCGAACGGGACGCCCCGCCCCAACGCCTGGTGGTGCTGGGTGGTGGCCCCATCGGTTGTGAGCTGGCACAGGCCTTTGCGCGCCTGGGCTCCGAGGTGACCCAGGTGGAAATGGCAGACCGGGTACTGGTGCGCGAAGACGAGGAGGTGTCGGCCCTGGTTGCGGCTGCGCTGCGTGCCGACGGCGTTCAACTGCTGACGGGGCACAAGGCCCTGCGTTGTGTGCAGACCGATGGCGCCGACGGACCGGTCAAGACGCTGGTCGTAGCGCATGCGGGCACCGAAATACACCTGGCCTTTGACGAACTGCTGTGCGCGGTGGGCCGTGTGGCACGCCTGGACGATTATGGACTGGAAGAACTGGGCATACCCACCGAGCGGACGGTGCAGACCAACGACTACCTGCAAACCATTTACCCCAACATCTATGCAGCGGGTGATGTGGCAGGCCCCTACCAGCTCACCCACGCCGCAGCCCACCAGGCCTGGTACGCAACCGTGAACGCCCTGTTTGGCGACTTCAAGGCGTTCAAGCCCAATTACGCGGCCATTCCCCAGGCCACCTTTATTGACCCCGAGGTCGCACGGGTGGGCATCAACGAACAGGAAGCCCAGGCACAGGCCATCCCCTACGAAGTGACCCGCTTCGACATCGACGACCTGGACCGGCTGATCTGCGACCAGGGTGCCGACCACAAGACCCACGGTTTTGTGAAGGTACTCACCGTGCCAGGCCAAGACCGCATTCTGGGCGCGACCATTGTGGGGCCCCATGCCGCGGAGTTGCTCGCAGAATACGTGCTCGCCATGCAACACGGCCTGGGACTGAACAAGATACTGGGCACGGTGCATACCTACCCCACCCTGGCGGAAGCCAACAAATACGCGGCGGGGGCCTGGCGGCGCGCGCACCAGCCGCAGCGCCTGCTGCTGTGGGTGGGCCGGTTCCACGCCTGGCGGCGGGGGTAGCCATTGGCCGTGAAACAATAGCGGGCATGACTGCTTCTACCAGCCACGCCGCCCCTTCCACAGTCCACGGCACCCAGAAACTGGTGTTGCTGGGTGCCGGGCCTGCCCATCTGCAGGTGCTGGCACAACTGGCGGTGCAGCCCCTGCCACAGACACAGGTGGTACTGGTAACACCCCACCCCAGCCCACTGCTCCCGGGCATGCTTGCCGATTTGGTGGCCGGACACTACACATTGGATGACTGTGCCATCCCGCTGGAACCCTTGGTGCAACGCAGTGGCATCCGCTGGATGGAGAACAGTGCCGTGGCCCTGGACATGGCCCAGCAGACCCTGCAGCTCGACGATGGCAGCACACTGGCCTTTGACTGGTTGTCGGTGAACACCAGCCCTGTCCAGGACCGCGCCAGCATAGAACACACACTGCCCGGTGCACGCGAGCATGCCCTGTTCACACGCCCGGCCGAAGCATTTGCCGCGCTGTGGCCCCGGGTGGTTGCCATGTGTGAAGAGCGCCCTTTGCGCATCGCCGTGGTCGGCGAAGGGCCAGAAGGTGTCGAGCTGGCACTGGCAGCACGCCACCGCCTTCCCACCGCTGCCGTCACCCTGGTGTGTGGCCCCACCGCACCGGGTGCCCTGTACGCGCCCCTGGTGCAGGACCGTCTGCTCCGCCTACTCAAGCAGCGCGGGGTGACGGTGCTGCAGGATGTGGCCAAGTCGCTGCATGACGGCAATGTGCAATTGGGATGTGGCGCAGAGCTGGCCTGCGATGTTCCGATCTTGGCTGCCACCCCCACGCCGCCCCTTTGGTTAGCAGACAGCGGCCTGGCGCTAGACCCAGCGGGATTTCCCGCCGTCGATGTGTACCAGCGCTCCACCAGCCACAGCCGGGTATTTGCCATCGGTGGTGGCGAAGCCCAGACCGCGCACACTAGCGCAACGGCCAATGAACGGGACCTGCATGACGGTGCGGCCCTGGCCCACAACCTGGCCAGCGCCATGGCCGGCACGGCGCTCAAACCCCACCCGACAGCGGGCCCCGCCTGGCGCATTCTGTCCGGCGGCGGCCGGTATGCGGTGGGGAGCTGGCGCGGCTTCAGCGCACAGGGGCGCTGGGTATGGTGGCTCAAAAACTGGAGAGACCGCCGCCTGGTCGCCCGCTGTATGCGGGCCGGTGCGTAACCACCACAACCATGGGGGTAACGGACCGCTGCGTTGACCTATATTAAGAAGCACTTTCCATAAAGCGGTATGGTCGGGCCAATCTGTATCCATTCACCATGTTCAAAACATCCCCGCGCTCTGGTTCCCTGTCCGTCAAGCTGGTCCGTATTGGCGCGTTCCTGTTGGCGCTGGCCCTGTTGTCCATCGGGCTGACGCTGTTCGTTACCTGGAAACTCGAAGGTGGTGCCGCATCGGTCAACGAGGCCGGGCGCATGCGTATGCAAACCTGGCGCATGACCAGCGAAATCCAGGCCCAGGTCGCACTGGACCTGCGGCGTGCCCACATCGAAGAATTCGACCATGCGCTGGCGCTGCTGGAAAGTGGCGACCCATCCCGCCCGCTGTTCGTACCGTGGAACGACCGGGTGCGGGAGCGGTTTGAGGAAGTCAAGGCGCTGTGGACCACCCAAAAGGCGACCCGCCTGTCCGGCGCCGAGGTGCACCCGGACGAATTGATCGCCTCCACCAACGCCATTGTGTCGGCCATCAACGCCCTGGTGGACGCCATCGAACACGAGCTGTCCAAGCTCACTGCCGTGCTCAACCTGTTCCAGTTTCTGATGATGGTGCTGGCTATCTTTGCCGCCGTGGTCATGCTCTACACGGGTTACCTGTATGTCATCAACCCGCTGGAGCAATTGCAGAAGGGCCTGCACCAGGTGGAAGAAGGCAATTTCAAGGCCCGCATCGAGGTCGACAGCAAGGACGAATTTGGCCTGGTGGCACAAGGCTTCAACGGCATGGCCGTGCGCCTGCAGGACATGGTGGACGGTCTGGAGGAACAGGTGCGCACCAAGACCCAGCACATTGAGGCGCAACGCGCGCGCCTGGAAACCCTGTACGACTTCAGCGCCTTCCTGGCACGCGTGAACTCGATAGAAGAGATGTCACGCGGCTTTGCCCAGCGCCTGCGGGTGGTGATGGGTGCAGACGCCGTGACCGTGCGCTGGTCCGACGAGGCCAACCAGCGTTACCTGATGCTGGCGTCCGACTGTTTTCCACACGACATGCTGGAGGAAGAACGCAGCCTGCTGGCCGGGGCCTGTGCCTGCGGCAGCCTGCAACAGGAAGCCCGCACACGGGTCATACCCATACACAGCGACCAGGCCGCGCCCATGCGCCACTGCGCCAAGGCAGGTTACGAAAGCCTGGTGAGTGTGCCCATACGCCTGCAGAGCCGCCTGATCGGCGAGATCGACCTGTTCTACCGCAAGACGGTAGAACTGTCCAAAGACGAAGAGGTGCTGCTGGATGCCCTGGCCAGCCACCTGGCCAGCGCACTGGAGGGGCTGCGTGCCTCGGCCCTGGAGCGCGAAGCCGCGGTCAGTGAAGAGCGTGCCCTGCTGGCCCGCGAACTGCATGACTCCATCGCCCAGTCACTGGCCTTCTTGAAAATACAGGTACAGCTGCTGCGCAGCGCAGCCGACAAGGCGCAGGGCCCGCAAATGCAGGTGGCGCTGGATGAACTGGACGCTGGTTTGAAAGAAAGCATAGGCGACGTGCGTGAGCTGCTGGTGCACTTCCGCACCCGCACCAACACGGACGACATTGAAGGTGCGCTGCAGGAAACCCTGCAGAAATTCCGCCACCAGACCGGCCTGCATACCGAGCTGAAAGTCACCGGCACTGGCCTGCCCCTGCCCTCCGACGTGCAGGTGCAGGTGTTGCATGTGGTGCAAGAGGCCTTGTCGAATGTGCGCAAACATGCCAAGGCCACTCTGGTTGAACTGGTCGTGGAAAAAGACCAGTTTTGGACCTTCACCGTACAGGACAATGGCGTGGGTTTTTCCCCGGAGGCCGTGTACGGCAGCCAGCATGTGGGACAACACATCATGCAGGAGCGTGCCAGGGCCATTGGTGCCACCGTGCGTGTGGTCTCCAGCCCCGGCCAGGGCACCCGTGTGTTATTGCGCCTGCCCGAACACCCGGTGACCACCCCCAACGCTCTCGCCTTGTAGACCTGTTTAAGAACACCATGAGCCTCATCCAATTGCTGGTGGTCGACGACCACAACCTCTTTCGCCGCGGCCTGATCGCCCTGCTCAAGCAAGATGGGCGTTTTGACGTGGTGGGCGAAGCCGGCGACCTGGGCCAGGCCCTGCGCTGTGCAGGCCAGATTCAGCCGGACCTGATCCTGCTGGACAACCACTTGCCCGGCGTGCGCGGTGTGGACGGCATTGGTGCACTCAAACAGGCCTTTGCCAACGCGCGCATCCTCATGCTCACCGTGAGTGAAAACGAGGAAGACCTGGCCACTGCCATGCAGGCCGGTGCCGACGGGTATCTGCTGAAAACCGTGGAGTCCGACCAGCTGTGCCAGGCAATTGTGCGGGTGCTGGCGGGTGAACCGGTGATCAGCCCCGAAATGATGACCAAGTTTGTGGCCGCCTTCCGCACCAAGCCCCAGTCCCCTTCACCGCCCGAAACCCTGGCCCCGCTCACCGCGCCACCCCCCAGCCTGGAGGAGACCCTGTCGGCCCGTGAGCGCGAGATTTTGCTGCTGGTAGCCCATGGCGACAGCAACAAGGTGATCGCCCGCCAGCTCGACATTGCCGAGACCACGGTCAAGGTGCATGTACAGGGCATCCTGCGCAAATTGCAACTCAGCTCCCGGGTGCAGGCGGCCGTATACGCGGCGGCCCACGGCCTGGTTTGATCCAGATCAAGTGAACGCCGGATAGGGCGGCGGCTACTCCTTTAGAACTAGGTCGTTCTCAACCCATCTAGTTCCTCAGAGGGGTACACCCTGTGCCAATGGTGGATGTTCAATCCACCCGCAAACGCCGACAGTTGTTCCATCCCCAAGGAGATGGAATATGGCCTCTGATTTAAGCAACGCAAGAAAAGCCTGGTCGGTACTGATCGTCAGCACACTGGCATTCACGGTGTGCTTCATGGTGTGGATGATGTTTGGCGTGATCGGCATCCCGATCAAGAAACTGCTCAACCTCAACTCCACCGAGTTCGGCCTGCTGATGGCCACTCCGGTGCTCACGGGCTCCCTGATCCGCGTACCACTGGGCATCTGGACCGACCGCTTTGGCGGGCGCATCGTCATGGCCATCCTGATGGCCGTTACCGTACCCGCCATCTGGATGATGGGTTACGCCACCGAATACTGGCACTTCCTGACCATTGGCCTGTTTGTGGGCCTGGCCGGCGGCTCCTTTTCGGTGGGCACACCCTATGTGGCGCGCTGGTTCCCCAAGAACAAACAGGGCACGGCCATGGGCATTTACGGCGCCGGCAACTCGGGTTCTGCGGTCAACAAGTTTGTGGCCCCCGTGATCTTGGTGGCCTTTGGCTGGACCATGGTGCCCCAGGTGTACGCCGCCATCATGCTGGGCACGCTGGTGCTGTTCTGGATGTTCAGCCACAGCGACGCAACCCACCTGGTACCCAACACGGTCAGCTTCCGCGACCAGCTCAAGGCGTTAAAAGACCCCAAGGTCATCAAGTACTGCCAGTACTACAGCATTGTGTTTGGTGGCTACGTGGCGCTGGCCCTGTGGATGGTGCAGTACTACGTGGGCGAGTTTGGCCTGGACATCCGGGTGGCGGCCCTGCTGGCGGCCTGTTTCTCGCTGCCCGGCGGTGTACTGCGCGCCTTTGGCGGCATGTTGTCGGACAAATACGGCGCCCACAGCGTGACATGGTGGGTGTTGTGGGTGAGCTGGATCTGCCTGTTCCTGCTGTCTTACCCCCAGACCGATTTCACGGTGATGACGGTCAATGGCCCCGCCACCTTCCACATCGGCCTGAACGTCTACACCTTCACCGCGCTGATGTTCATCCTGGGCATTGCCTGGGCGTTCGGCAAGGCCAGCGTCTTCAAATACATCAGCGACGACTACTCGCACAACATCGGCGCCATCAGCGGCATCGTGGGTCTGGCCGGCGGCCTGGGCGGATTTGTACTGCCCATCATGTTTGGCGCGCTAATGGACCTCACCGGCATCCGCTCCAGCGCTTTCATGTTGCTCTACGGCGTGGTCTGGGTGTCGTTGATCTGGATGTACTGGACCGAGGTGCGCAAGACCGAGGTCATGGGCCACAACGCCAAGAACTTTTCCTTGCAGAACTAATGACTTTGCGGGACAGACCTTTAGCGCTGTCCCCAACATGAAAGAAGCACCATGAACACCAAACCCAACTCCAGCGCCGACATCGCCGACTGGCGCCCCGAGGATGAAAACTTCTGGGAAGGCACAGGCAAGAAAATTGCCTACCGCAACCTGTGGATCTCCATACCAGCCCTGCTGTGCGGCTTTGCCGTGTGGGGCATGTGGGGCATCATCACCGTGCAGATGCTCAACCTGGGATTCCCCTTTACCCAGGCCGAGCTGTTCACGCTGACCGCTATTGCTGGCATCTCCGGTGCCACCATGCGGATCCCGGCGTCGTTTCTGATCCGTATGGCCGGTGGTCGCAACACCATCTTCCTGACCACGGCCATGCTGCTGGCACCCGCCATTGGCACCGGTGTGGCCCTGCAGCACCCCGAGTGGCCGCTGTGGGTGTTCCAGCTGATGGCGCTGTGGTCGGGTGTGGGCGGCGGCAACTTTGCCAGCTCCATGTCCAACATCAACACCTTCTTCCCCAAACGCCTGCAGGGCACGGCCCTGGGGCTGAATGCGGGCCTGGGCAACTTTGGTGTCACCACCATGCAGATCGTCATTCCGCTGGTCATGACCGTGGGCCTGTTCGGCGCCTTCGGCGGCGAGGCCAAGGCCCTGGTGAAAGACAGTGGCTGGATCTTTGGCAAGATTGCGGCCGGCACCCCCACCTACATCCAGAACGCCGGTTTTGCCTGGGTGCTGTCGCTGGTTCCGCTGTCCATCCTGTGCTGGTGGGGCATGAGCAACCTCAAGACGGTGTCGCCCGCCACGGGCCATCCTCTGGTGGCGTTTGCCAAGATCACCTACCTGTACTCGCTGGCCTTCATCCCCTCGGTTGGCATGTTGTACCTGTACCTGCCTGCGCCTACCGGCCTGGGTCTGCTGAACATGTGGGTGGCCATTCCGCTGGACATCATTGCGGCGCTGGTCGTGATGCGCCTGGCCGCCTTTGGCGCCATGAAAGAAAACGTGGCCAAGCAGTTTGCCATCTTCAGCAACAAACACACCTGGAGCATGACCGCGCTGTATGTGGTCACCTTTGGCAGCTTCATCGGTTTCTCCATGGCCCTGCCGCTGGCCATTACCGTGATTTTTGGTTTTCAGCACATCCCCGATGCCGCCGGTGTGTTGCAACACACGCTCAAAAATCCCAACGCCCCCTCGGCGCTGACCTATGCCTGGATAGGCCCCTTTGTGGGTGCCGCCGTGCGCCCGGTGGGCGGCTGGATCTCGGACAAGGTGGGCGGCTCCATCGTCACCCAGATCATCTCCGCCATCATGGTGGTGGCATCGGCCGCGGTGGGTTATGTGATGTTGCAGGCCTACGGCTCCGCAACACCCGAGCAGCACTTCCCCATGTTCATGGGCCTGTTCATCGTGTTGTTTGCCGCCAGCGGCATTGGCAATGGCTCCACCTTCCGCAGTGTGGGTTTTATCTTTGACCGCCAACAGGCTGGCCCGGTATTGGGCTGGACATCAGCAGTGGCGGCCTATGGTGCCTTTATCGCCCCGGTGCTGATCGGCCAGCAGATCAAGGCGGGCACACCGCAGTACGCCTTTTATGGGTTTGCTGTGTTCTACGCCGTGTGCCTGGTGCTGAACTGGTGGTTCTACCTGCGCGCGGGCGCGGAGATCAAGAACCCCTAAGGCACAGATTTGCTACCAAATGTATAGCACACCAATGATATTTCTCGGGGGCTACAGCCCAATTTACCTCACAACACTTTCCCTAGAGGTCCTCTTATGAGCCATTTTCTTGATCGCCTGAGCCACTTTTCCGCCCCCACGGAAACGTTTTCCGAAGGCCACGGCCTCACCACCGGTGAGGACCGCACCTGGGAAGACGCCTACCGCGACCGCTGGGCCCACGATAAGATCGTGCGCAGCACCCACGGCGTGAACTGCACCGGCAGCTGCTCATGGAAGATTTATGTGAAGGGCGGCATCGTCACCTGGGAAACCCAGCAGACCGACTACCCCCGCACCCGGCCCGACCTGCCCAACCACGAGCCACGCGGCTGCGCTCGCGGCGCCAGCTACAGCTGGTACCTGTACAGCGCCAACCGCGTGAAGTACCCCATGATCCGCGCCCGCCTGCTCAAGCACTGGCGCGCCGCGCTGGCCGTGGCCAAGAGCCCGGTCGATGCCTGGGCCAGCATTGTGGAGAACCCCGCCGCCCGCGAGGAATGGCAAAAACAACGCGGCCTGGGCGGTTTTGTGCGCAGCACCTGGGAGGAGATCAACCAGCTGGTGGCCAGCGCCAACGTCTACACCGCCAAAAAGTACGGCCCGGACCGCATCATCGGTTTCTCGCCCATTCCGGCCATGAGCATGGTGAGCTACGCCGCAGGCAGCCGTTACCTGTCGCTGATTGGCGGCGTGTGTATGAGTTTTTACGACTGGTACTGCGACCTGCCCCCCGCCAGCCCCCAGGTCTGGGGTGAACAGACCGACGTGCCCGAGAGCGCCGACTGGTACAACAGCACCTTCATCATTGCCTGGGGCTCCAACGTGCCACAGACCCGCACGCCCGATGCCCACTTCTTCACCGAGGTGCGATACAAGGGCGCCAAGACGGTGGCCATCACCCCCGACTACGCCGAGATCAGCAAACTGGCCGACCTGTGGATGCACCCCAAACAGGGTACCGACGCCGCCGTGGCCATGGCCATGGGCCACGTCATCCTCAAAGAGTTTTACTTTGATAAACGCAGCGCCTACTTTGACAACTACGTGCGCCGCTATACCGACATGCCCAACCTGGTGCAGCTGGAAGAACGCACCCTGCCCGATGGCCGCAAAGTCATGGTGCCCGGCCGTTACCTGCGCGCCAGCGACTTCAACGGCAAACTCGGCCAGGACAACAACCCCGAGTGGAAAACCGTCGCGCTGGACGACAACGACAAGATGGTGCTGCCCAACGGCTCCATCGGTTTCCGCTGGGGCGCAGCCGACCGGGGCGACGTAGGCAAGTGGAACCTGGAAAACAAAGAAGCCCGGGGCGACACCGACGTCAAGCTCAAGCTGAGCCTGATGGAAGGCAACACCGATGGCAGCGCCGCCGACTACGAGGTGGGTGATGTGGGCTTCCCCTACTTTGGTGGCATAGACACCCCCAACTTCGACGCCAACAAACAAAGCACCGCAGTGGACGATGTGCTGGTGCGCAAGGTGCCGGTGCGCCGCGTCAAGCTGGGCAAGGCCGGTGAAGAACGTTACGCCCTGGTCGCCACCGTGTTCGATTTGACGGTGGCCAACTATGGTGTGGCCCGCGGCCTGGAAGGCGAAAACGCCGCCACCAGTTACGACGACGACACCCCCTACACACCCGCCTGGCAGGAGAAGATCACCGGCGTCAAACGCGACCAGATCATTGCCGTGGCGCGCCAGTTTGCCGACAACGCCGACAAGACCAAGGGCAAAAGCATGGTCATCATCGGTGCGGCCATGAACCACTGGTACCACAGCGACATGAACTACCGCGGCATCATCAATATGCTGATGATGTGTGGCTGCATAGGCCAAAGCGGTGGCGGCTGGGCGCACTATGTGGGCCAGGAAAAACTGCGCCCCCAGACCGGCTGGACCGCGCTGGCTTTTGCGCTGGACTGGGTGCGCCCACCCCGCCAGATGAACAGCACCAGTTTCTTCTACGCCCATACCGACCAATGGCGCTACGAAAAATTGGGTGTGGACGAAATCTTGTCGCCCCTGGCCGACAAGGCCAAGTTTGGCGGCAGCCTGATCGACTACAACGTGCGCGCCGAACGCATGGGCTGGTTGCCCAGTGCGCCGCAGTTGCAGACCAACCCCATGCAGGTGGTGAAAGACGCCCAGGCCAAGGGCCTGGACCCCAAGGACCACGTGGTGCAGTCGCTCAAAGACGGCAGCCTGAAGCTGAGCTGCGAAGACCCCGACAACCCGCTCAACTGGCCGCGCAACATGTTTGTCTGGCGCTCCAACATCCTGGGCTCCAGTGGCAAGGGCCACGAGTACTTTCTGAAGCACCTGCTGGGCACCACCCACGGCGTGCAGGGCAAAGACCTGGGTGCCGAAGAAGCCAAACCCACTGAGGTGAAATGGCACGACAAGGCGCCCGAAGGCAAGCTGGACCTGCTGGTCACGTTGGACTTCCGCATGAGTACCACCTGCCTGTACTCGGACATCGTGTTGCCCACCGCCACCTGGTACGAGAAAAACGACCTCAACACCAGCGACATGCACCCCTTCATCCACCCGCTGAGCACGGCGGTAGACCCCGCCTGGCAGAGCCGCAGCGACTGGGAGATTTACAAAGGATTTGCCAAGGCCTTTAGCGAAGTGTGCGTGGGCCACCTGGGTGTGGAAAAAGAGGTCATGCTCACCCCGCTGATGCACGACACCCCCGCCGAGCTGGCCCAGCCCTTTGGTGTGGCCGAGTGGAGCAAGGGTGAGTGTGAACTCATCCCCGGCAAAACTGCGCCCAGCATCCAGGTGGTGGAGCGCGACTACCCCAACACCTACGCCCGCTTCACCGCCCTGGGTCCCCTGTTGGACAAGGTGGGCAACGGTGGCAAGGGCATTGCCTGGAACACCCAGACCGAAGTGGCCCAGCTCAAGGAGCTCAACGGCAAGGTGCATACCGAAGGTGTGGCCAAGGGCCTGGCCCGTATCGACACCGACATCGATGCCTGCGAGGTGGTGCTGCAGCTCGCCCCCGAGACCAATGGCCACGTGGCCGTGAAGGCCTGGGAGGCGCTCAGCAAGATCACCGGGCGCGACCACACCCACCTGGCCATCCACCGCGAGGACGAGAAGATCCGTTTCCGCGACATCCAGGCCCAGCCACGCAAGATCATCAGCTCGCCCACCTGGAGCGGCATCGAGAGTGAAACCGTGTCGTACAACGCCGGTTACACCAATGTGCATGAGCTGATCCCATGGCGCACCTTGACCGGCCGCCAGCAGTTCTACCTGGACCACCCCTGGATGATCGCCTTTGGCGAGGGGTTGACCAGCTACCGCCCACCGGTGGACCTGAAGACCGTGGGCGACATCATGAACCGCAAGCCCAACGGCAACAAGGAGATCTCGCTCAACTTCATCACACCGCACCAGAAGTGGGGGATTCACTCCACCTACACCGACAACCTGATGATGCTGACGCTGAACCGCGGCGGCCCCGTCATCTGGCTCAGCGAAGACGACGCAAAGGCCGCCGGCATTGTGGACAACGACTGGGTGGAGTTGTTCAACACCAATGGCGCCATTGCGGCCCGTGCGGTGGTAAGCCAGCGCGTGAAGGTGGGCATGGTGATGATGTACCACGCCCAGGAAAAGATCATCAACACACCGGGGGCCGAGATCACTGGCACACGCGGCGGCATCCACAACTCGGTGACCCGCATCGTGACCAAGCCCACCCACATGATCGGCGGTTACGCACAGTTCAGCTACGG from Rhodoferax sp. AJA081-3 includes these protein-coding regions:
- a CDS encoding type IV pili methyl-accepting chemotaxis transducer N-terminal domain-containing protein; its protein translation is MFKTSPRSGSLSVKLVRIGAFLLALALLSIGLTLFVTWKLEGGAASVNEAGRMRMQTWRMTSEIQAQVALDLRRAHIEEFDHALALLESGDPSRPLFVPWNDRVRERFEEVKALWTTQKATRLSGAEVHPDELIASTNAIVSAINALVDAIEHELSKLTAVLNLFQFLMMVLAIFAAVVMLYTGYLYVINPLEQLQKGLHQVEEGNFKARIEVDSKDEFGLVAQGFNGMAVRLQDMVDGLEEQVRTKTQHIEAQRARLETLYDFSAFLARVNSIEEMSRGFAQRLRVVMGADAVTVRWSDEANQRYLMLASDCFPHDMLEEERSLLAGACACGSLQQEARTRVIPIHSDQAAPMRHCAKAGYESLVSVPIRLQSRLIGEIDLFYRKTVELSKDEEVLLDALASHLASALEGLRASALEREAAVSEERALLARELHDSIAQSLAFLKIQVQLLRSAADKAQGPQMQVALDELDAGLKESIGDVRELLVHFRTRTNTDDIEGALQETLQKFRHQTGLHTELKVTGTGLPLPSDVQVQVLHVVQEALSNVRKHAKATLVELVVEKDQFWTFTVQDNGVGFSPEAVYGSQHVGQHIMQERARAIGATVRVVSSPGQGTRVLLRLPEHPVTTPNALAL
- a CDS encoding FAD-dependent oxidoreductase codes for the protein MKASKFLLLAGLAAGVALYFAFDLGRYLSLDYLKRSQTTLAQLYADAPTAVRGAYFVLYLGVAAFSLPGAAILTLAGGALFGLGWGVLLASFAASLGATLAFLMARYVLRDSVQARFGTRLADINRGMERDGALYLLGLRLVPLVPFFVINLAMGLTNLRVWTYYWVSQLGMLAGTVVYVHAGTQLAHIAAPRDVLSPGLLGAFVLLGLFPLLARRLLDAVQRRKVYARWKGQRPKTFDRNLVVVGAGAAGLVSAYIAAATKAKVTLVEAHKMGGDCLNYGCVPSKTLIQSARLAHQMRHAEHYGLHNTTPAFSFKAVMQRIQQVVAAIQPHDSVERYTALGVDVVQGHATITSPWTVEIALAHGGTQILTTRSIVIAAGAKPLLPQLPGLETVGYVTSDTLWERFAERDAPPQRLVVLGGGPIGCELAQAFARLGSEVTQVEMADRVLVREDEEVSALVAAALRADGVQLLTGHKALRCVQTDGADGPVKTLVVAHAGTEIHLAFDELLCAVGRVARLDDYGLEELGIPTERTVQTNDYLQTIYPNIYAAGDVAGPYQLTHAAAHQAWYATVNALFGDFKAFKPNYAAIPQATFIDPEVARVGINEQEAQAQAIPYEVTRFDIDDLDRLICDQGADHKTHGFVKVLTVPGQDRILGATIVGPHAAELLAEYVLAMQHGLGLNKILGTVHTYPTLAEANKYAAGAWRRAHQPQRLLLWVGRFHAWRRG
- a CDS encoding nitrate/nitrite transporter — encoded protein: MASDLSNARKAWSVLIVSTLAFTVCFMVWMMFGVIGIPIKKLLNLNSTEFGLLMATPVLTGSLIRVPLGIWTDRFGGRIVMAILMAVTVPAIWMMGYATEYWHFLTIGLFVGLAGGSFSVGTPYVARWFPKNKQGTAMGIYGAGNSGSAVNKFVAPVILVAFGWTMVPQVYAAIMLGTLVLFWMFSHSDATHLVPNTVSFRDQLKALKDPKVIKYCQYYSIVFGGYVALALWMVQYYVGEFGLDIRVAALLAACFSLPGGVLRAFGGMLSDKYGAHSVTWWVLWVSWICLFLLSYPQTDFTVMTVNGPATFHIGLNVYTFTALMFILGIAWAFGKASVFKYISDDYSHNIGAISGIVGLAGGLGGFVLPIMFGALMDLTGIRSSAFMLLYGVVWVSLIWMYWTEVRKTEVMGHNAKNFSLQN
- a CDS encoding FAD-dependent oxidoreductase — translated: MTASTSHAAPSTVHGTQKLVLLGAGPAHLQVLAQLAVQPLPQTQVVLVTPHPSPLLPGMLADLVAGHYTLDDCAIPLEPLVQRSGIRWMENSAVALDMAQQTLQLDDGSTLAFDWLSVNTSPVQDRASIEHTLPGAREHALFTRPAEAFAALWPRVVAMCEERPLRIAVVGEGPEGVELALAARHRLPTAAVTLVCGPTAPGALYAPLVQDRLLRLLKQRGVTVLQDVAKSLHDGNVQLGCGAELACDVPILAATPTPPLWLADSGLALDPAGFPAVDVYQRSTSHSRVFAIGGGEAQTAHTSATANERDLHDGAALAHNLASAMAGTALKPHPTAGPAWRILSGGGRYAVGSWRGFSAQGRWVWWLKNWRDRRLVARCMRAGA
- a CDS encoding response regulator, which codes for MSLIQLLVVDDHNLFRRGLIALLKQDGRFDVVGEAGDLGQALRCAGQIQPDLILLDNHLPGVRGVDGIGALKQAFANARILMLTVSENEEDLATAMQAGADGYLLKTVESDQLCQAIVRVLAGEPVISPEMMTKFVAAFRTKPQSPSPPETLAPLTAPPPSLEETLSAREREILLLVAHGDSNKVIARQLDIAETTVKVHVQGILRKLQLSSRVQAAVYAAAHGLV